One segment of Pseudarthrobacter siccitolerans DNA contains the following:
- a CDS encoding IS110 family transposase — MVKLWAGIDAGKAHHHCVVIDADGNRLLSQKIPNDEPALLELIANVLKLGDGGEVVWATDLNHGGPALLIALLLAHGQDILYIPGRIVHHASRLYRGEGKTDAKDAAVIAGQARMRKDLQPLRAGDETSTGLRILTSRRADKAADRTRAINRLQAQLLEYFPALERAFDYSRSKAALLLLTKHRTPDGIRRTGQTRLHAWLKKHGARSSAAVAEVAMDAAKSQHTTVPAQHVGEVIVAALAQEIIALDKELAGLDALISEKVTGHRHAQALLSMPGFGPVLAAEFLGATGGDLTVFETADRFAGVAGLAPAPRDSGRITGNHHRPRRYDRRLLRVFYLSSLSALKSCPASRGYYDRKRTEGKTHIQAMLSLARRRLNVLWAMLRDGATYTPVPTGAASIAA; from the coding sequence TTGGTGAAATTGTGGGCCGGTATCGACGCCGGCAAAGCCCATCATCACTGCGTCGTGATCGACGCCGACGGAAACCGTCTGCTCTCGCAGAAAATCCCCAACGACGAACCGGCCCTGCTCGAGCTCATCGCCAACGTCCTGAAACTCGGGGACGGGGGCGAGGTGGTCTGGGCAACGGACCTGAACCACGGCGGACCGGCGCTGCTGATCGCCCTGCTCCTCGCCCATGGCCAGGACATCCTCTACATCCCGGGCCGGATTGTCCACCACGCCTCCCGGCTCTACCGCGGGGAAGGCAAAACCGACGCCAAGGACGCCGCCGTGATCGCCGGCCAGGCGAGGATGCGCAAAGACCTGCAGCCGCTCCGGGCCGGGGACGAGACCAGCACCGGGCTGCGGATCCTCACCTCCCGGCGGGCCGACAAAGCCGCGGACCGGACCCGGGCGATCAACCGCCTGCAGGCCCAGCTGCTGGAATACTTCCCCGCGCTGGAGCGGGCCTTTGACTACAGCCGCTCCAAAGCCGCCCTGCTGCTGCTCACCAAACACCGCACCCCCGACGGGATCCGCCGCACCGGCCAAACCAGACTCCATGCCTGGCTGAAGAAACACGGCGCCCGCTCGTCCGCCGCGGTGGCCGAGGTCGCCATGGACGCCGCGAAATCCCAGCACACCACCGTTCCGGCCCAGCATGTCGGGGAAGTGATCGTCGCAGCCCTCGCCCAGGAAATCATCGCGCTGGACAAGGAGCTGGCCGGCCTTGATGCGCTGATCAGCGAGAAGGTCACCGGACACCGGCACGCCCAGGCCCTGCTCAGCATGCCCGGCTTCGGACCCGTCCTCGCCGCCGAGTTCCTCGGCGCCACCGGCGGAGACTTGACTGTCTTTGAAACCGCGGACCGGTTCGCCGGCGTCGCCGGACTCGCCCCCGCACCCAGAGACTCCGGCAGAATCACCGGCAACCACCACCGTCCCCGGCGCTACGACCGGCGGCTGCTGCGCGTCTTCTACCTGTCTTCGCTTTCGGCCCTGAAGAGCTGCCCCGCCTCACGGGGCTATTACGACCGAAAACGCACCGAGGGAAAAACCCACATCCAGGCCATGCTCTCCCTTGCCCGCCGTCGGCTCAACGTCCTCTGGGCCATGCTCCGCGACGGCGCCACCTACACCCCGGTTCCCACAGGGGCGGCATCCATAGCGGCCTGA